In one window of Agromyces badenianii DNA:
- a CDS encoding DHA2 family efflux MFS transporter permease subunit, whose protein sequence is MFMATLDNLVMTNALPVLHSDFGASVEELQWFMNAYTLAFASTILMAVALGDRFGRRTVFVIGIVVFTLSSALAALATDPGQLIAARAAQGFGAAAIMPLSLTLLAGAVSPARRPLAIGIWGGVAGLGVATGPLIGGAVIEGWAWQAIFWINVPVGVVSVALALLALPNGFGARLRADVVGLVLSGLGLLALVYGIVRGNDAGWSSFEVLGSLVAGGVLLLAFLVWEARTPAPLLPLRLFRDRSFTVANLAGFGFSFGAFGSIFILIQFLQVVQGASPLEAALQTSPWTLAPMVVAPLAGAFAGRIGTRALIVAGLLALSGALFWLTQLLEPGTEYSAYIAPFIVAGVGMGLVFAPSATAVLATMAPDDHAKASGTNSMLREIGVALGIAVSTAVFTGAGGALTPTEYGAGAQPAVAVGAAVLLASALLALLLPAGRAAPAVIAATSREGELVH, encoded by the coding sequence ATGTTCATGGCGACCCTCGACAACCTCGTCATGACCAACGCACTGCCCGTACTGCACTCCGACTTCGGGGCATCCGTCGAAGAGCTGCAGTGGTTCATGAACGCCTACACGCTCGCCTTCGCGAGCACGATCCTCATGGCCGTCGCGCTCGGCGACCGGTTCGGTCGGCGCACGGTCTTCGTCATCGGCATCGTCGTGTTCACGCTGAGCTCCGCCCTCGCGGCGCTCGCCACAGACCCGGGCCAGCTCATCGCGGCGCGCGCCGCCCAGGGCTTCGGCGCCGCGGCGATCATGCCGCTCTCCCTCACCCTGCTCGCCGGCGCCGTGTCGCCGGCCCGGCGACCGCTCGCCATCGGCATCTGGGGCGGCGTCGCCGGCCTCGGGGTGGCGACCGGCCCGCTCATCGGCGGCGCCGTCATCGAGGGCTGGGCCTGGCAGGCGATCTTCTGGATCAACGTGCCCGTCGGCGTCGTCTCGGTCGCACTCGCACTGCTCGCCCTGCCGAACGGCTTCGGCGCGCGGCTGCGTGCCGACGTCGTCGGCCTCGTGCTCTCCGGCCTCGGGCTGCTCGCCCTCGTCTACGGCATCGTGCGCGGCAACGACGCGGGCTGGTCGAGCTTCGAGGTGCTCGGCAGCCTCGTCGCAGGCGGGGTGCTGCTGCTCGCCTTCCTGGTCTGGGAGGCACGAACTCCCGCACCGCTCCTGCCGCTGCGGCTCTTCCGCGACCGCAGCTTCACCGTGGCGAACCTCGCTGGATTCGGGTTCAGCTTCGGCGCCTTCGGCTCGATCTTCATCCTCATCCAGTTCCTGCAGGTCGTGCAGGGCGCGAGTCCGCTCGAGGCGGCCCTGCAGACCTCGCCATGGACGCTCGCCCCCATGGTCGTGGCGCCGCTCGCCGGCGCATTCGCCGGCCGCATCGGCACTCGCGCACTCATCGTGGCCGGCCTCCTAGCGCTGTCGGGGGCGCTCTTCTGGCTGACGCAGCTGCTCGAGCCCGGCACCGAGTACTCGGCGTACATCGCACCCTTCATCGTCGCCGGCGTCGGCATGGGGCTCGTCTTCGCCCCCTCGGCGACCGCGGTGCTCGCAACCATGGCGCCCGACGACCATGCCAAGGCGAGCGGCACCAACTCGATGCTGCGCGAGATCGGCGTCGCCCTCGGCATCGCCGTCTCGACCGCGGTGTTCACGGGCGCCGGCGGCGCGCTCACGCCCACCGAGTACGGCGCGGGCGCGCAGCCGGCGGTCGCGGTCGGCGCCGCCGTGCTGCTCGCATCGGCGCTGCTCGCTCTGCTGCTGCCGGCCGGCCGAGCCGCGCCGGCCGTGATCGCGGCCACCTCGCGGGAGGGCGAGCTCGTGCACTGA